GCAGGAAGGAAATCAGGAGGCCCGTTTCTCCTAAAGGATCAGTCAGGCTGCCAGCAGAAGCGAAGTGATATACTCACCCAGCAGAGCACAATCCAGTGAGAACTTAAAAAACGCGACGTGGAATATTCCCAGGGAACACTTTCATTTCTAATCGCGTTCAGTTTTCATGTTCCGTTTGACAATCGGTCGTCAGTAGAGTGGTCTTGAGGGGCCGCGTCAGTCGAAACACACCTGCAGGTCCCCCCGGTGCACCGGAATAAAAGAAGACATGCTGCACACCGGTTTGCAAATCGACGACAGAACCTCCGGTATGAAAGCCGTCGGCTGTCGCATAAAATATTCCTTTGCGATCCAGCAATCGGCATTCCAGCTTCCAGTCCGCCGTCTTCCATTTCTCCGGTGAGATGCTGAAGAGATTGATCGACATGCTGCTGCGATCCGACTGCACCGCTTCGAAGTTTCCGGTCACGGGATTGAAAATCAGGTCGGAAGTATCTACCGAGCGTTTACTGATCATGTTCGTCTCTTTGGCCTCGAACGATGCGCCGGGTTTGCCGCGCAGTTGGATCAGATGCCGCGTCGTCTGATTCCGGGCCAGACCATAGAACTCTCCCTGGTGAAAGATAAAGTTGGGCTCGGCCTGATGACACCAGTCGGGTAGCGGCATGCTGATATTGTTCCAGCTTTCTCCCCCGTCTTGCGACTGATACAGGGCCAGTTCCCTGACGATCGTGCCGGGGCGATGATTCTTATACTTCGTATGGTGGCCGAACAGCAGCAAACCCAGTTTCGGATCATCGATAATCCGGGGGCCGACGTAAACAATGGGGCCGGAATGATGGTCTTCCCGAAAAGCGGTTTTCAGATGGCGCCAGGTTTTCCCCTCATCATCCGAACGAAAGACACCGTGATTACTGACCAGAATGACCGCCCCGTTCCGCATCGTTCCAATGGCATTCAGATGCACTTTGTATCCGAGCGGACTTAAGTTTTTGGGTCCGAATTTGTAACGATGAGACAGGGGAATCATTCCGCCACGATTACGGTCTGCTGCCTGCATGCAGTCCCGTATATCGTAAGGTGAAGACCAGGTTTTGCCTCCATCTGTTGAACGCACAATCACCGAATAGGTCGTATCGGCATCGGCTTTGCCCGAGAGTTTCACATTATGTCCCGGCATGGCGCGATGCACGACAATCAGGGAGTCCCCCGACTTGGTAGCGACGGGCCAGCCATAATGGTCATTGTCCCCCTGGGGATCGTGAGGGAGATTGACAGGGGCAATTTCGAACTGGGCTGCATTCTCGCAACAGGCCTGCGCATTTGGTTCGGCGTTCAACAGCCGCGTTGCCAGAGCGTCGGACCGGGGAGAAGCGACCCCGGTTGACGCCAGTTTTAAATACGCTTGCACGAGTTGCGTTCCCAGATCGATCTGCCCGCGAGAACTGTAATGTGCCAGCAACTTTGTCGGCTTGCCGTTCACGGTGATTTCTTCCGGTTTCCGTTCCAGTGCATCCGTGTCGATCATGACCACGTTCGCCAGTTCATCGGCGACCTGCTGCTGTATCTGGCGGATCTGGTCTGTATATTCCCGTTCCGGAATAATTCTGCTGATACGACCGAAGACGACCGGTAACTCAGGCTGGTCTGACTTCTGTCGTACCGCCTGAATCAGGTTCTGGAATTTTTTTGCATACGCCGGTTCATGGAAGCGGGCATCCCGTTCCCCCTGCATCCAGAACAGAGCAGCGACTTCTCCCCCGCCGGCTTTCTGGGCGTTGTCCAGTTTCTGAAACAAGTCTCTGACCAGCGGCATGCGCGGCTGCCAGAGCCGAATGGCCGTGCCTCCTTTGGCATGTTTGATCAGACCAATATTCTCGTCCGGAAATGCCCGCGACAGTTCATGGGCAATCGCCAGCTCGGGACCGAATTCCTTACCGGGCTTTACGTAAGCAACTTTATTATGATAAGGAACCCATGTTCCGTTTGACCAGAAATAGACGTTCTTCGGTGGTTGCTGTAATTGTTCCGGGAGTTCTGCCAGGGTGCCCTGTGAAACCATGTTCGACTGACCAGCCAGGAGGAATAATTTGTCGATCGCCGGTTCTTTCGCAGAGACCCTGGTCAGGTTGAACCATACCGCCAGCAATAAACACAGAATGAGGAATCGTCGAGAATGAAAAATAATGTCACTGCTCCCGTACTGAATCGATGAAAAGTCTGTCCTGTTTTCCTACGTGAATCACCAGTACTCTGACTGAAAAGATCTGGTGACTGGAATGAAAACCGCATTCTCATGATGGTCGCTATGGCAACTCACGTCTATTCAACATAGCGAATAACCTGTTCACTTTTGCGACTTTCGATTTTTACGGCAGAATCGGTTTGCTATTCCCGGAGACAGACTCTACAAACAGAACTGACAAAAAATACTATCAACAGCTTTTGGAATATTACTGATTTAAAACAGCAAGGCTCATCATTGTGGATCGTTTGCGAGTAGCGCTGCTTGTGGAAACGTCGAGAGGCTACGGTCGTGGAATTCTGCACGGCGTCTGGCAATACATTCAGGAACACGAAACCTGGTCGATTCTGTATCGGCCCTGCGGTTTTGGACAAGTGGCACCTTCCTGGATCTCTTCCTGGGACGGTGACGGGATTATCGCTTTTATCGACACCGCCAAAACGGCACGGCTGTTAAAGCAATCCGGTGTACCAACGGTTGATTTACTTGGAGAACTGATTCCCAAGCCGCAGGTTCCCTTTGTCGCGCCTGACAATCAGCAGGTCGCAGAACTGGCGGTTCAATATTTTCTGGACCGGGGTTATCAGTCGTTTGCCGCCTGTGGATTTCGGACCGGTCTGCGTCCCATGCTGGATCAACGCTGTCTTAAATTTCAGCAGCAGATTCAGGAAACCGGTGTCGAATGCGCGCTGTTTACGCCACGGGGAGGCGGCAAAGAGGGGCCTTCCTGGGAACGCGAACAGGAACAGATCGCCCGCTGGTTACAAGGTCTGCCCAAACCGCTGGCGCTCTTTACCTGTAATGATACACGAGGGCGGGAAGTCTTGAACGCCTGTCAGACACACAATATTTCCGTTCCGGAAGAGGTCGCGGTACTGGGAGTCGGTAATGATGATATTCTCTGTCAGCTCAGCGACGAGCGTCTCAGCAGCATCGACGTGGATCCCCAACGCGTGGGATACCAGGCGGCTGCCGTCTTGGATTCCTTAATGCATCAGAAACCGGTTTCCGATCTGACCTTGATCCCTCCCCGCCGGGTCGTCTCGCGGCACTCGACGGATTCACTGGCTGTCACCGATCCGGAACTGGCAACCGCGATTCAGTATATCAGACGCTACGCCTGTCGGCAGATTCAGGTGGAGGACGTCGTCAAACAGGTCAATCTGGAACGCCGCGTACTGGAACGACGGTTTCGAAAACTGCTGGGCCGTTCTCCCAAGGCTGAGATCATCCGTCTACAACTGGTGCGTGCCCGCGAATTACTGGCTGAAACAACGCTCTCCAATACAGAAATCGCCTACCGCTGCGGGTTCAACAGCGCCGCCTATTTTATGGACCTGTTTCGCCGTAAAGTCGGTCAGACCCCAGGTGAATTTCGCCAGACCTCTCAAAGTTCGGAACAGATTGTTTAAGCGATAGAAGTAAGTACACTGCAACACGAAAATGACGCGTATCAGAATATCTGATTCGCAATTGTGAATAGACGATGGTCAGGAAAATGTTACCTTGGTAATCAGACCGTTCCGCAATCATGTGAGACTGCGATGGGTCCTTCATTTCAGACAAAAATCGGTTGTATCACAGTGACGGGACACACGGCTGATTAAAAATATCAAACATCAAAAGCAGTTAGAACAACCATGGATCAATTTGAAATTGCCGCTCGCCTCAAACAGGATGGGTACTGTGTTGTCGAAAATGTGATTCCTCCCGGTAAGATCGATTCCATCCGTGAAGAAGTCGTCGCCGCTCAGTTGGCGCATCACGAAGAAGCGGAACGCGAGCTGGAAAAAACGCGTGCCCGCGGGCATCGGATCGGGGTGATTGGTGTGGGACTGTTGAAGCAGGTCATCAATGCCACGCAATGCTTTACTCCTTACCTGGCCGATCCCCGTGTACTGGGAGTTGCGGAAGAGATCTTTGGCGATTTTGTCCGTATCTCCTGTACTGACTGTGTGGTGACGCATCCCGGAAATGATCGGGGCTACTGGCACGCCGACTGGCCTTACAATGCCACGAACACCACGCACGTCAAGTCTCCCTATCCCGATGCGATAATGCATCTGGCTTCGATCTGGATGCTGACCCCTTTTACAAAAGAGAACGGCGCGACCTTTATTCTTCCCGGCAGCCATAAATATGATAATAACCCTGCCGCCGGCGGAATGAGCGACATCGATCAGGATGCGAATCATCCGGATGAAGTTCAGGCCACGGGTTCTGCAGGCAGTGTCCTTCTTTACGATAGTCGGCTCTGGCATGCCGTCGCACCGAACTGCAGTGATGAATCGCGGGCTGCATTGATCATCCGCTATGCTCCCTGGTGGCTCAACCTGACCCCCACCATTCGCGGCACACCCGATCATGAACGGATGGTGCTGGAAACGGGAGGCAAAAATTATGACGCAGTCCCGGTTCGCAGAGATCAATTTGAAAGACTTCCCGACAATATCAAGGATCTGTATCGGCATTGGGTGTCTGAATGACTTCTACAGCAGGTTTGACTCCTGGTAGCACAGGAGGAAGCTTTCTGCTGTATGTCTTACGGTATTTCCTCCTCATCTGCCTGTGTCTGATGTCTCTCGGCGGGAGTGTCCGCGCTGCCGAGCCTCAAACCGCTGCGCTGGACTGGCAGGAACTTAGCATGCCGGCACCTGAGACCGTCGGCAAGTATGCCGTCCTGCAAAATCAACTGCTGTTCGTCTCTGAAGATAATCGCATCTTCACACTCACCGGCTCAGAAGCAACCTGGCAGCAGGTCGACCTTGCCCCTGATAAAGAATGGTCGACGCTGTTTCACCAACTCAAGCAGGGAGCCAGTCTGCAATCCACCACAGCCGGCGTTATCTGCAGCGGGGGAACATCAGCAGAAGTGCGTCTGATCCGGGACAGTAACGGACGACTGCAACTTTCCACTCTGCCACGATTACCGGATTCGATTCAACAGACCGCCTGTGCTGTTCTGAACGATGTGCTGTATCTATTGGGCCGGCTTGAGAACAGCGCCAACAGTAAAGGCTGGTCGATAGATGTTTCAGCCGACGCAGACCAGCAACCCAACTGGCAGGAATGGCATCTGCCTGTCAAGCAGCTCCAGCAACCTGTACTGCGGGTTCAGAACGGGAGTTTGTATCTGCTGCAGCAACAATCTTCCGAAGTCTATCTCTACAAG
The sequence above is a segment of the Gimesia algae genome. Coding sequences within it:
- a CDS encoding sialate O-acetylesterase, which gives rise to MLAVWFNLTRVSAKEPAIDKLFLLAGQSNMVSQGTLAELPEQLQQPPKNVYFWSNGTWVPYHNKVAYVKPGKEFGPELAIAHELSRAFPDENIGLIKHAKGGTAIRLWQPRMPLVRDLFQKLDNAQKAGGGEVAALFWMQGERDARFHEPAYAKKFQNLIQAVRQKSDQPELPVVFGRISRIIPEREYTDQIRQIQQQVADELANVVMIDTDALERKPEEITVNGKPTKLLAHYSSRGQIDLGTQLVQAYLKLASTGVASPRSDALATRLLNAEPNAQACCENAAQFEIAPVNLPHDPQGDNDHYGWPVATKSGDSLIVVHRAMPGHNVKLSGKADADTTYSVIVRSTDGGKTWSSPYDIRDCMQAADRNRGGMIPLSHRYKFGPKNLSPLGYKVHLNAIGTMRNGAVILVSNHGVFRSDDEGKTWRHLKTAFREDHHSGPIVYVGPRIIDDPKLGLLLFGHHTKYKNHRPGTIVRELALYQSQDGGESWNNISMPLPDWCHQAEPNFIFHQGEFYGLARNQTTRHLIQLRGKPGASFEAKETNMISKRSVDTSDLIFNPVTGNFEAVQSDRSSMSINLFSISPEKWKTADWKLECRLLDRKGIFYATADGFHTGGSVVDLQTGVQHVFFYSGAPGGPAGVFRLTRPLKTTLLTTDCQTEHEN
- a CDS encoding AraC family transcriptional regulator, encoding MDRLRVALLVETSRGYGRGILHGVWQYIQEHETWSILYRPCGFGQVAPSWISSWDGDGIIAFIDTAKTARLLKQSGVPTVDLLGELIPKPQVPFVAPDNQQVAELAVQYFLDRGYQSFAACGFRTGLRPMLDQRCLKFQQQIQETGVECALFTPRGGGKEGPSWEREQEQIARWLQGLPKPLALFTCNDTRGREVLNACQTHNISVPEEVAVLGVGNDDILCQLSDERLSSIDVDPQRVGYQAAAVLDSLMHQKPVSDLTLIPPRRVVSRHSTDSLAVTDPELATAIQYIRRYACRQIQVEDVVKQVNLERRVLERRFRKLLGRSPKAEIIRLQLVRARELLAETTLSNTEIAYRCGFNSAAYFMDLFRRKVGQTPGEFRQTSQSSEQIV
- a CDS encoding phytanoyl-CoA dioxygenase family protein produces the protein MDQFEIAARLKQDGYCVVENVIPPGKIDSIREEVVAAQLAHHEEAERELEKTRARGHRIGVIGVGLLKQVINATQCFTPYLADPRVLGVAEEIFGDFVRISCTDCVVTHPGNDRGYWHADWPYNATNTTHVKSPYPDAIMHLASIWMLTPFTKENGATFILPGSHKYDNNPAAGGMSDIDQDANHPDEVQATGSAGSVLLYDSRLWHAVAPNCSDESRAALIIRYAPWWLNLTPTIRGTPDHERMVLETGGKNYDAVPVRRDQFERLPDNIKDLYRHWVSE